One Mercurialis annua linkage group LG3, ddMerAnnu1.2, whole genome shotgun sequence DNA window includes the following coding sequences:
- the LOC126672639 gene encoding uncharacterized protein LOC126672639, with amino-acid sequence MNAKNASLQSVQVGCEHCEDFIHSSGECYAMGQAWSEKVNYVGGQRQGNDPYSNTYNLRWKNHPNFGWRNQEGQGNVQAQQQAGPSFQGGNRPQQQGQYHNHRGQGNNYVGRPQHPPGFQPQNNMDKGNVLSKVLEKLEKTEQREKNQASTIHHLETQISQMVISLQGRTQGGLPSITENNPRGQFKAVELRSGKNLGKANGKRPRIEEDEPQVVIDIASSSQELPKPCEEVAIYIEEPYVRPPPPPPFVPKVPFPSRLRKAPDNQKFHKFLEIFKKLQINISLADALREMPQYAKFLKDIITNKRSWDNGATISVPEVCSSIILSDLPAKLKDPGSFSIPCTIGNMSSISFLCYLEAGINLMPLTLFRTLCREKSVKNTSMVLQVADHSLKRLYGIVEDVLVKVDKFIFPVDFVILDYAVDKECPMILGRPFMNTTRTLIDVPGGKLTLRIDEETVEFDMKRVTRGTIEEEDCMRIDLVDELVRDQLEANMEVFNLGGKKLIQNLDSPGECLELRHPIYENVSSRDTQMKETEATLEFVTFHSEELDDELSEEDKPKTESLIKNEGVTPPCSGVPPVVEMKHVPPQLRYAFVGENKTLLIIISNNLSESRAESGASSEGACVGRGMANF; translated from the exons ATGAATGCTAAGAATGCCTCCTTGCAAAGTGTCCAAGTAGGGTGTGAACATTGTGAGGATTTCATTCATAGTAGTGGTGAGTGTTATGCCATGGGACAAGCTTGGAGTGAGAAAGTGAACTACGTGGGAGGTCAAAGGCAAGGGAATGATCCCTACTCGAATACCTATAATCTCAGATGGAAGAACCATCCCAACTTtgggtggagaaatcaagaaggGCAAGGCAATGTTCAAGCGCAACAACAAGCGGGTCCTAGTTTTCAAGGTGGAAATAGGCCTCAACAACAAGGTCAATATCACAACCACCGAGGTCAAGGAAACAATTATGTTGGTAGGCCTCAACACCCTCCCGGGTTCCAACCCCAAAATAATATGGATAAGGGAAATGTGCTTTCCAAGGTGCTAGAGAAGTTGGAAAAAAcggagcaaagggagaagaaccaagcttccactATCCATCATTTAGAGACCCAAATCTCACAAATGGTAATTTCACTTCAAGGAAGAACGCAAGGTGGACTACCCTCTATTACGGAAAACAATCCAAGGGGGCAATTTAAAGCGGTTGAGCTTAGGAGTGGTAAGAACCTTGGAAAAGCGAATGGCAAGAGACCAAGGattgaggaggatgagcctcaagtggtgATTGATATTGCAAGCTCAAGTCAAGAGCTACCTAAGCCTTGTGAGGAAGTGGCTATTTATATTGAAGAACCATATGTGAGACCTCCACCACCTCCACCTTTTGTACCAAAGGTaccattcccaagccggttaaggaagGCGCCGGACAATCAAAAGTTTCATAAGTTTCTTGAGATATTCAAGAAACTTCAAATCAACATAAGCTTAGCGGATGCACTacgggagatgccccaatatgctAAGTTCTTGAAGGACATCATAACCAACAAGAGGAGTTGGGACAATGGTGCAACAATCTCTGTCCCAGAAGTTTGTAGCTCAATCATCTTGAGCGATCTACCGGCTAAGTTaaaggatccagggagtttttctataccttgcactataggaaaTATGAGTTCAATTAGTTTCCTATGTTATTTGGAAGCTGGTATAAATCTCATGCCTTTGACTCTTTTCAGGACGCTATGTAGGGAGAAATCCGTGAAGAAcacctcgatggtactccaaGTAGCGGATCACTCATTAAAGAGGCTTTATGGGATTGTTGAGGATGTGCTTGTCAAGGTGGATAAGTTCATCTTCCCGgttgattttgttattttgGACTATGCGGTAGACAAGGAGTGCCCAATGATCTTAGGGCGCCCCTTTATGAATACCACAAGAACTTTGATTGATGTGCCTGGTGGGAAGTTGACCTTGCGAATTGATGAAGAAACGgttgagtttgatatgaagagagtcACGAGGGGTACCATCGAGGAGGAAGATTGCATGAGGATTGATTTGGTGGATGAACTTGTGAGGGATCAACTTGAAGCGAATATGGAAGTGTTTAATCTAGGCGGAAAGAAATTAATTCAGAATTTGGACTCCCCAGGGGAGTGTCTCGAATTGAGACACCCTATATATGAGAATGTCTCGAGTCGAGACACTCAAATGAAGGAAACAGAAGCTACTTTGGAGTTT gTCACGTTCCATTCCGAAGAGCTTGATGATGAATTATCCGAAGAAGATAAACCTAAGACGGAAAGTTTGATTAAAAATGAGGGGGTTACTCCTCCATGCTCTGGGGTACCACCCGTTGTGGAGATGAAGCATGTACCTCCTCAGCTCCGGTATGCCTTTGTTGGCGAGAACAAGACTCTTCTGATCATTATTTCCAACAATCTATCGGAATCAAGAGCGGAGAGTGGTGCAAGTAGTGAAGGGGCATGTGTTGGCCGTGGGATGGCAAATTTCTGA